The sequence CCACGATCCTCGCGGTGACGCTGGCTGGCGCGAGCCTCGTGGCCCTCGCCGGTGGAAATTACTTTCTGGCTGGAACGCTGCTGACGTTCGTCGCGTTCGCGATCTACGCCCGAGAGAGCAACATCGACTGATGGGGACTGATGGACGCCTATCGAGATCGTCTGCGCGCCCCGGTGATCGATACCGACTGTCCGCACCAGTGCGTGCTACTCTGTCCCAAGATATATGATACCGTCTTTCGAATGGTCTGCTAGGGCAACGGTCATGCAAGAGAACATACTGATCGCAACGGACGGGAGTGACGAGGCGGCCGCGGCGGTCGAGCACGGGCTCGACCTCGCGGAGGTGTTCGATGCAACGGTACACGTGGTTTACGTCGTCGAGACGGAGGCCTCGTACATCCTGACGATCGGGTTGAGCGACGACGAGTTAGCGGAGTACCGGGAGTTCGGCGAGGAGGTCGTCACCGAGGTCGTCGAGAAGGCCGAGGCGCGAGGCCTCGAGGGCGTCGGTGTGTTGCGGACCGGAAAGATCGCCGAGGAGATCGTCGACTACGCTCGC is a genomic window of Natrarchaeobaculum aegyptiacum containing:
- a CDS encoding universal stress protein, encoding MQENILIATDGSDEAAAAVEHGLDLAEVFDATVHVVYVVETEASYILTIGLSDDELAEYREFGEEVVTEVVEKAEARGLEGVGVLRTGKIAEEIVDYARDHDVDSVVVAERGRGSIEKYLGSTAEKVVRMCERPVTVVRS